In Strigops habroptila isolate Jane chromosome 6, bStrHab1.2.pri, whole genome shotgun sequence, a single genomic region encodes these proteins:
- the CCDC85A gene encoding coiled-coil domain-containing protein 85A isoform X5 — protein sequence MSKVAAESCGAAPAEDLSKVSDEELLKWSKEELIRSLRRAEAEKMSAMLDHSNLIREVNRRLQLHLGEIRGLKDINQKLQEDNQELRDLCCFLDDDRQKGKKVSREWQRLGRYSASIMHKEVALYLQKLKELEVRQEEVVKENLELKELCVLLDEEKGGGAGSRSSIDSQISLCQLTAPSAYIRDVGDGSSTSSTGSTDSPDHHKHHPSTSPEHLQKTRGEGSPEHQKHRSISPEHLQKPRSSGSPDHHLKGPSPEHHKTIVKAPEQQKHSSSSPETIPKHVLSSSPEHFQKQRPGSSPEHQKHSSGSPDHLQKHTLSGSTEHLHKVRGTSPEHLKQHYGGSPEHLKHLSGGSREGTLRRQVTDDLSPHHRSIYNGMNGFCNIMKSIKKP from the exons ATGTCCAAAGTGGCGGCAGAAAGTTGCGGGGCGGCGCCGGCCGAGGACTTGTCCAAGGTGTCGGATGAGGAGCTGCTCAAGTGGAGCAAGGAGGAGCTGATCCGCAGCCTCCGCCGAGCCGAAGCCGAGAAGATGAGCGCGATGCTGGACCACAGCAACCTCATCCGCGAGGTGAACCGGCGCCTCCAGCTCCACCTCGGCGAGATCCGCGGCTTGAAG GATATCAACCAGAAGCTGCAAGAAGATAACCAAGAGCTGCGAGacctttgctgctttctggaTGATGACAGGCAGAAGGGCAAGAAGGTGTCCCGAGAATGGCAAAGACTGGGCAGGTACAGCGCTAGTATTATGCACAAAGAGGTTGCCTTATACTTACAGAAGCTGAAAGAACTGGAAGTGAGACAAGAGGAAGTAGTTAAGGAGAACCTGGAGCTGAAGGAATTGTGTGTATTGCTGGATGAGGAGAAGGGTGGTGGAGCAGGCAGCCGGAGCTCTATCGACAGCCAGATCAGCCTGTGCCAGTTAACTGCACCGAGTGCTTACATCAGAGATGTTGGTGATGGGAGCAGTACTTCTAGCACGGGAAGCACAGACAGTCCAGACCATCATAAACATCATCCAAGTACTAGTCCAGAGCATCTTCAGAAAACTCGGGGTGAAGGAAGCCCTGAGCACCAGAAACATCGGAGCATCAGCCCAGAGCACCTGCAGAAGCCGAGGAGCTCTGGCAGTCCTGACCATCACCTGAAAGGACCGAGTCCAGAACATCACAAAACCATTGTCAAAGCACCTGAACaacaaaagcacagcagcagcagcccagaaaCTATCCCAAAGCATGTTTTGAGTAGTAGCCCTGAacactttcaaaagcagaggCCGGGCAGTAGCCCTGAGCATCAAAAGCACAGCAGTGGCAGCCCAGATCATCTTCAAAAGCACACGCTGAGTGGAAGTACAGAACATCTCCACAAAGTGAGGGGTACGAGCCCTGAGCATCTCAAACAGCACTATGGAGGGAGCCCAGAGCATCTCAAACACCTCAGtggagggagcagagaaggTACCCTCAGGAGACAAGTAACGGATGACCTGTCACCTCACCACAGGAGTATATACAATGGAATGAATG GTTTTTGCAATATCATGAAGTCCATAAAGAAACCATGA
- the CCDC85A gene encoding coiled-coil domain-containing protein 85A isoform X4, with amino-acid sequence MSKVAAESCGAAPAEDLSKVSDEELLKWSKEELIRSLRRAEAEKMSAMLDHSNLIREVNRRLQLHLGEIRGLKDINQKLQEDNQELRDLCCFLDDDRQKGKKVSREWQRLGRYSASIMHKEVALYLQKLKELEVRQEEVVKENLELKELCVLLDEEKGGGAGSRSSIDSQISLCQLTAPSAYIRDVGDGSSTSSTGSTDSPDHHKHHPSTSPEHLQKTRGEGSPEHQKHRSISPEHLQKPRSSGSPDHHLKGPSPEHHKTIVKAPEQQKHSSSSPETIPKHVLSSSPEHFQKQRPGSSPEHQKHSSGSPDHLQKHTLSGSTEHLHKVRGTSPEHLKQHYGGSPEHLKHLSGGSREGTLRRQVTDDLSPHHRSIYNGMNGCVEETWRCCRVVPWN; translated from the exons ATGTCCAAAGTGGCGGCAGAAAGTTGCGGGGCGGCGCCGGCCGAGGACTTGTCCAAGGTGTCGGATGAGGAGCTGCTCAAGTGGAGCAAGGAGGAGCTGATCCGCAGCCTCCGCCGAGCCGAAGCCGAGAAGATGAGCGCGATGCTGGACCACAGCAACCTCATCCGCGAGGTGAACCGGCGCCTCCAGCTCCACCTCGGCGAGATCCGCGGCTTGAAG GATATCAACCAGAAGCTGCAAGAAGATAACCAAGAGCTGCGAGacctttgctgctttctggaTGATGACAGGCAGAAGGGCAAGAAGGTGTCCCGAGAATGGCAAAGACTGGGCAGGTACAGCGCTAGTATTATGCACAAAGAGGTTGCCTTATACTTACAGAAGCTGAAAGAACTGGAAGTGAGACAAGAGGAAGTAGTTAAGGAGAACCTGGAGCTGAAGGAATTGTGTGTATTGCTGGATGAGGAGAAGGGTGGTGGAGCAGGCAGCCGGAGCTCTATCGACAGCCAGATCAGCCTGTGCCAGTTAACTGCACCGAGTGCTTACATCAGAGATGTTGGTGATGGGAGCAGTACTTCTAGCACGGGAAGCACAGACAGTCCAGACCATCATAAACATCATCCAAGTACTAGTCCAGAGCATCTTCAGAAAACTCGGGGTGAAGGAAGCCCTGAGCACCAGAAACATCGGAGCATCAGCCCAGAGCACCTGCAGAAGCCGAGGAGCTCTGGCAGTCCTGACCATCACCTGAAAGGACCGAGTCCAGAACATCACAAAACCATTGTCAAAGCACCTGAACaacaaaagcacagcagcagcagcccagaaaCTATCCCAAAGCATGTTTTGAGTAGTAGCCCTGAacactttcaaaagcagaggCCGGGCAGTAGCCCTGAGCATCAAAAGCACAGCAGTGGCAGCCCAGATCATCTTCAAAAGCACACGCTGAGTGGAAGTACAGAACATCTCCACAAAGTGAGGGGTACGAGCCCTGAGCATCTCAAACAGCACTATGGAGGGAGCCCAGAGCATCTCAAACACCTCAGtggagggagcagagaaggTACCCTCAGGAGACAAGTAACGGATGACCTGTCACCTCACCACAGGAGTATATACAATGGAATGAATG
- the CCDC85A gene encoding coiled-coil domain-containing protein 85A isoform X3, with the protein MSKVAAESCGAAPAEDLSKVSDEELLKWSKEELIRSLRRAEAEKMSAMLDHSNLIREVNRRLQLHLGEIRGLKDINQKLQEDNQELRDLCCFLDDDRQKGKKVSREWQRLGRYSASIMHKEVALYLQKLKELEVRQEEVVKENLELKELCVLLDEEKGGGAGSRSSIDSQISLCQLTAPSAYIRDVGDGSSTSSTGSTDSPDHHKHHPSTSPEHLQKTRGEGSPEHQKHRSISPEHLQKPRSSGSPDHHLKGPSPEHHKTIVKAPEQQKHSSSSPETIPKHVLSSSPEHFQKQRPGSSPEHQKHSSGSPDHLQKHTLSGSTEHLHKVRGTSPEHLKQHYGGSPEHLKHLSGGSREGTLRRQVTDDLSPHHRSIYNGMNESTLSYVRQLEARVRQLEEENRMLPQVLVPC; encoded by the exons ATGTCCAAAGTGGCGGCAGAAAGTTGCGGGGCGGCGCCGGCCGAGGACTTGTCCAAGGTGTCGGATGAGGAGCTGCTCAAGTGGAGCAAGGAGGAGCTGATCCGCAGCCTCCGCCGAGCCGAAGCCGAGAAGATGAGCGCGATGCTGGACCACAGCAACCTCATCCGCGAGGTGAACCGGCGCCTCCAGCTCCACCTCGGCGAGATCCGCGGCTTGAAG GATATCAACCAGAAGCTGCAAGAAGATAACCAAGAGCTGCGAGacctttgctgctttctggaTGATGACAGGCAGAAGGGCAAGAAGGTGTCCCGAGAATGGCAAAGACTGGGCAGGTACAGCGCTAGTATTATGCACAAAGAGGTTGCCTTATACTTACAGAAGCTGAAAGAACTGGAAGTGAGACAAGAGGAAGTAGTTAAGGAGAACCTGGAGCTGAAGGAATTGTGTGTATTGCTGGATGAGGAGAAGGGTGGTGGAGCAGGCAGCCGGAGCTCTATCGACAGCCAGATCAGCCTGTGCCAGTTAACTGCACCGAGTGCTTACATCAGAGATGTTGGTGATGGGAGCAGTACTTCTAGCACGGGAAGCACAGACAGTCCAGACCATCATAAACATCATCCAAGTACTAGTCCAGAGCATCTTCAGAAAACTCGGGGTGAAGGAAGCCCTGAGCACCAGAAACATCGGAGCATCAGCCCAGAGCACCTGCAGAAGCCGAGGAGCTCTGGCAGTCCTGACCATCACCTGAAAGGACCGAGTCCAGAACATCACAAAACCATTGTCAAAGCACCTGAACaacaaaagcacagcagcagcagcccagaaaCTATCCCAAAGCATGTTTTGAGTAGTAGCCCTGAacactttcaaaagcagaggCCGGGCAGTAGCCCTGAGCATCAAAAGCACAGCAGTGGCAGCCCAGATCATCTTCAAAAGCACACGCTGAGTGGAAGTACAGAACATCTCCACAAAGTGAGGGGTACGAGCCCTGAGCATCTCAAACAGCACTATGGAGGGAGCCCAGAGCATCTCAAACACCTCAGtggagggagcagagaaggTACCCTCAGGAGACAAGTAACGGATGACCTGTCACCTCACCACAGGAGTATATACAATGGAATGAATG